In Coleofasciculus chthonoplastes PCC 7420, a single genomic region encodes these proteins:
- a CDS encoding ribulose bisphosphate carboxylase small subunit, whose product MQTLPKERRYETLSYLPPLSDQQIVRQIEYILDQGYIPAIEFSETSEPTQHYWTMWKLPLFNATSPKEVMAEVDACRSDYRDNYIRVVGFDNIKQCQVLSFIIYKPGEGGRSRGYY is encoded by the coding sequence ATGCAAACGTTACCAAAAGAGCGTCGTTACGAAACTCTGTCTTATTTGCCGCCTCTGAGCGATCAGCAAATTGTCCGCCAAATTGAATACATTTTGGATCAGGGTTATATTCCCGCGATCGAATTTAGCGAAACCTCTGAACCGACACAGCACTACTGGACAATGTGGAAGCTGCCCCTGTTCAACGCCACTTCGCCTAAAGAAGTTATGGCTGAGGTAGATGCTTGTCGCTCTGACTATCGCGACAACTATATCCGCGTTGTGGGTTTTGACAACATTAAGCAGTGCCAAGTTTTGAGCTTTATTATCTATAAGCCCGGTGAAGGTGGTCGTAGCCGAGGTTACTACTAA
- the panB gene encoding 3-methyl-2-oxobutanoate hydroxymethyltransferase, with product MVNIQQLKQWKQQGRPLVVLTAWDYAIAQLLDAAGVDIILVGDSLGMVTLGYETTLPVTLDEMLHHAKAVRRGVKQAFVVCDLPFLSYQESLQQAMHSAGRVLKETGAQAVKLEGGHPAIAQTVAYLTAAGIPVMGHVGLTPQSVHLLGYRQQGKTEAAAERILAEAIALEQAGVFALVLEHIPADLARKITQTLTIPTIGIGAGVDCDGQVLVTADLLGLSERQPPFAKVYANLRQMITQAVQDYSHDVRERQFPEGK from the coding sequence ATGGTCAATATCCAACAACTGAAACAATGGAAACAACAAGGGCGTCCGTTGGTCGTCTTGACCGCTTGGGATTATGCGATCGCGCAATTACTAGATGCGGCGGGAGTGGATATTATTCTGGTTGGGGATTCCTTGGGAATGGTCACATTGGGGTATGAGACGACATTACCCGTAACGTTGGACGAGATGCTGCACCATGCTAAAGCCGTGCGTCGGGGTGTAAAACAAGCATTCGTGGTGTGCGATTTACCCTTTTTAAGTTATCAAGAAAGTCTCCAACAAGCGATGCACTCGGCGGGTCGGGTATTAAAAGAAACCGGGGCGCAGGCGGTGAAATTAGAAGGCGGACATCCAGCCATAGCCCAAACGGTAGCCTATTTAACGGCGGCGGGAATTCCGGTGATGGGTCATGTCGGATTGACACCGCAGTCGGTACATCTTCTGGGTTATCGTCAGCAAGGGAAAACAGAAGCAGCAGCAGAGCGGATTTTAGCCGAAGCGATCGCCCTTGAACAAGCGGGTGTCTTCGCCCTAGTTTTAGAACATATTCCGGCGGATTTGGCTAGGAAGATTACACAAACCTTAACCATTCCCACGATTGGTATTGGTGCTGGAGTCGATTGTGACGGACAGGTATTAGTTACCGCCGATTTACTGGGACTTTCGGAACGTCAGCCACCCTTTGCCAAAGTTTATGCGAATTTGCGGCAAATGATTACTCAGGCGGTGCAAGACTATAGTCATGATGTGAGAGAGCGACAGTTTCCAGAGGGGAAATAG
- a CDS encoding pentapeptide repeat-containing protein translates to MANEEHAALLKQGVETWNQWREENPQLVPDLSQSQLSRANLNEANLSGVNLQNADLRMANLSDADLQGADISSADLRGANLRGVNLNLANLTGTDLNGAYLTLVNFIDANLTAVNLSEANLRIANLSGANLSEANLRMANLSGANLSEANLQVANLSEANLRMANLSEANLEKTQVLSANFNKAILTGTCLQDWQINSATNLDEVICDYIYLQTGQRQRHPNQGSFAPGEFTQLWRQHLNTVQVKVSPEVAPVQASPTPNPNVSASTPEVKVEIQQPHQPPVNYTATTGAPPIKVDIQPPVYDTVTPSVSQGTDSSPPSSSLSDSPTIPPNLQQAVSEVHRILEQLDQNLSQPKWSEVAAEIQQLLQELSQTCPTNTPLEKVIAVAAAIKQIESNRPLKSRVIEAVQSAGITRLQEYIEHPLSNILLPAIADWK, encoded by the coding sequence ATGGCAAATGAAGAACATGCGGCTTTGCTCAAACAAGGCGTAGAAACCTGGAATCAGTGGCGGGAAGAGAATCCACAACTCGTACCCGATTTGAGTCAGTCACAGCTAAGTAGAGCTAATCTCAATGAAGCAAACTTGAGTGGGGTGAACCTTCAGAATGCTGACTTGAGGATGGCAAATCTCAGTGATGCGGATCTCCAGGGTGCAGATATCAGTAGCGCCGATCTCCGGGGGGCTAACCTGAGAGGGGTTAACCTAAATCTAGCTAACCTGACGGGTACGGATTTAAACGGAGCTTATTTAACCTTAGTCAACTTTATTGATGCTAATCTTACGGCGGTTAACCTGAGTGAAGCGAATCTGAGAATTGCTAACCTCAGTGGGGCAAATTTAAGTGAAGCGAATCTGCGGATGGCTAACCTCAGTGGTGCTAATTTGAGTGAAGCGAATCTGCAAGTGGCAAATTTAAGTGAAGCGAATCTGCGGATGGCAAATCTCAGTGAAGCCAATTTAGAAAAAACCCAAGTCTTATCGGCAAACTTTAACAAAGCTATCTTAACGGGAACCTGTTTACAGGACTGGCAAATCAACAGCGCCACCAACTTGGACGAAGTAATTTGTGATTATATTTACTTGCAAACGGGTCAACGACAACGCCATCCCAATCAGGGAAGTTTTGCTCCGGGAGAGTTTACTCAGTTATGGCGTCAGCATCTTAACACTGTTCAAGTCAAAGTTAGTCCAGAGGTTGCTCCAGTGCAAGCTTCTCCAACCCCAAACCCGAATGTATCCGCTAGTACACCCGAGGTAAAAGTTGAAATCCAACAGCCCCACCAACCGCCTGTTAATTACACCGCAACGACTGGCGCACCGCCGATTAAAGTAGACATTCAACCGCCCGTTTATGATACCGTAACGCCTAGTGTTTCTCAGGGAACAGACTCAAGTCCCCCGTCTTCTTCCCTAAGTGACAGCCCGACTATCCCACCGAATCTACAACAGGCGGTATCGGAAGTTCACCGAATTTTAGAACAACTGGATCAGAATCTTTCCCAACCTAAATGGTCAGAAGTCGCCGCAGAAATTCAGCAACTTTTGCAGGAATTGAGCCAAACTTGCCCGACAAATACACCATTAGAAAAAGTCATTGCTGTCGCCGCCGCGATTAAACAGATTGAGAGTAATCGTCCTCTAAAATCCAGGGTGATAGAAGCGGTACAAAGCGCCGGAATTACCAGACTGCAAGAGTACATAGAGCATCCTCTGAGCAATATTTTACTGCCTGCGATCGCCGACTGGAAATAA
- a CDS encoding form I ribulose bisphosphate carboxylase large subunit has product MSYAKTKTQSKAGYDAGVKDYKLTYYTPDYTPKDTDILAAFRMTPQPGVPPEEAGAAVAAESSTGTWTTVWTDLLTDLDRYKGRCYEVEPVRGEDNQYICYVAYPLDLFEEGSVTNMLTSIVGNVFGFKALKALRLEDMRIPVAYLKTFQGPPHGIVVERDKLNKYGRPLLGCTIKPKLGLSAKNYGRAVYECLRGGLDFTKDDENINSQPFMRWRDRFLFVQEAIEKAQAETGEVKGHYLNVTAPTCEQMMERAEFAKELGTPIVMHDYLTGGFTANTTLAKWCRSNGVLLHIHRAMHAVIDRQKIHGIHFRVLAKCLRMSGGDHLHSGTVVGKLEGEKGITMGFVDLMREDHIERDRERGIYFTQDWASMPGVMPVASGGIHVWHMPALVEIFGDDSCLQFGGGTLGHPWGNAPGATANRVALEACIQARNEGRNLMREGGDVIREAAKWSPELAAACELWKEIKFEYEAVDTV; this is encoded by the coding sequence ATGTCTTACGCTAAAACAAAAACTCAGTCGAAAGCTGGGTATGATGCCGGGGTCAAGGATTATAAATTAACGTATTATACTCCGGATTACACTCCTAAAGATACAGATATTCTGGCAGCTTTCCGCATGACTCCGCAGCCGGGAGTTCCCCCAGAAGAAGCGGGTGCGGCGGTAGCAGCAGAGTCTTCCACCGGGACATGGACAACGGTATGGACAGACCTGTTGACTGACCTGGATCGCTACAAAGGTCGTTGCTATGAAGTTGAGCCAGTTCGTGGGGAAGATAATCAGTATATCTGCTACGTCGCCTACCCCTTGGATCTGTTTGAAGAGGGTTCTGTAACCAACATGCTGACCTCCATCGTGGGGAACGTGTTTGGGTTTAAAGCCCTGAAAGCCCTGCGTCTAGAAGATATGCGGATTCCCGTCGCTTATCTGAAGACGTTCCAAGGACCGCCTCACGGTATCGTGGTTGAGCGCGATAAGTTGAATAAGTATGGGCGTCCTCTGTTGGGTTGTACGATTAAGCCCAAGTTAGGTTTGTCGGCGAAGAACTATGGTCGTGCCGTTTATGAGTGTCTGCGCGGTGGTCTAGACTTCACCAAAGACGACGAAAACATTAACTCCCAGCCCTTCATGCGCTGGCGCGATCGCTTCCTGTTTGTGCAAGAGGCAATTGAAAAAGCCCAAGCCGAAACCGGTGAAGTGAAAGGTCACTACCTGAATGTCACCGCCCCCACCTGCGAACAAATGATGGAGCGGGCTGAGTTCGCCAAAGAACTGGGTACGCCGATCGTCATGCATGATTACCTGACAGGTGGCTTCACCGCGAACACCACCTTGGCAAAATGGTGCCGTAGCAATGGTGTACTCTTGCACATCCACCGGGCAATGCACGCGGTAATTGACCGTCAGAAGATCCACGGTATTCACTTCCGGGTGCTGGCGAAGTGCTTACGGATGTCCGGTGGTGACCACCTCCACTCCGGTACTGTGGTTGGTAAGCTCGAAGGTGAAAAAGGCATCACCATGGGCTTTGTTGACCTAATGCGGGAAGATCATATCGAACGCGATCGCGAACGCGGTATTTACTTCACCCAAGACTGGGCATCTATGCCCGGTGTCATGCCTGTGGCTTCTGGTGGTATCCACGTTTGGCACATGCCAGCACTGGTGGAAATCTTTGGCGATGATTCCTGCCTGCAATTCGGTGGTGGTACCCTGGGTCACCCATGGGGCAATGCTCCCGGTGCAACGGCTAACCGTGTCGCCTTAGAAGCCTGCATTCAAGCCCGTAATGAAGGACGCAACCTGATGCGTGAAGGTGGCGATGTTATCCGCGAAGCGGCTAAATGGAGTCCTGAATTAGCGGCGGCTTGCGAACTTTGGAAGGAAATCAAGTTCGAGTATGAAGCGGTTGATACCGTCTGA
- the ppk1 gene encoding polyphosphate kinase 1 → MAKKSKTTTEVSLRDPKYYFNRELSWLEFNDRVLHEALDSRTPLLERLKFLAIFSSNLDEFFMVRVAGLKQQVEAGVTSLTADGRTPGDQLDGINHRLLPMVKEQHEHFEQILRPLLAKQGIYLLEYMDLNSEQRTYLQNYFEEQIFPVLTPLAVDPSHPFPYISNLSLNLAVVVKDPEQGEEFFARVKVPKVLPRFVALPEPLRERQKGKPALWMGVPLEQVIAHNLEFLFPGMNIQEYHPFRITRNADLAVEEDEADDLLLAIEEGLRKRRLGGSAVRMEIHATVPETLRETLMREMGLEDSDVYEIDGLLGLGDLMSFMGLPLPELKDTHWTPVMPVELRSLSGEDDGEDFFSIIRQRDLFVHHPYHSFSGTVQRFITQAADDPNVLAIKMTLYRTSGDSPIVKALIKAAENGKQVAVLVELKARFDEENNILWARKLEQAGVHVVYGIIKLKTHTKIVLVVRQDEKRIRRYVHIGTGNYNPKTARIYTDLGLLSCREDLGADLTDLFNFLTGYSRQRSYRKLLVAPVNLRDRMTTMIQREIEHCRQGNTGRIVAKMNSLVDPKIIATLYEASQAGVQIDLIVRGICCLRPGVVGVSDNIRVISIVGRFLEHSRIYYFYNQGDEEVYIGSADWMRRNLDRRVEAITPIEDPEIIKDLQEILAIMMADNRQAWELQPDGRYVQRQPEDAKEQCAQKIFMEMAKDSAKEAAGMA, encoded by the coding sequence ATGGCTAAGAAATCGAAGACAACGACCGAGGTTAGTCTGAGAGACCCTAAATACTACTTCAACCGGGAACTCAGTTGGTTGGAATTTAACGATCGCGTCTTGCATGAAGCCCTCGATTCCCGAACCCCACTGCTGGAACGCTTGAAGTTTCTGGCAATCTTTAGTTCAAACCTGGATGAATTCTTTATGGTTCGGGTGGCGGGTTTGAAGCAGCAGGTGGAAGCGGGGGTGACATCCCTAACTGCTGATGGTCGCACACCTGGCGATCAATTGGATGGGATTAATCATCGGTTACTCCCCATGGTCAAGGAACAACATGAACATTTTGAACAAATCCTGCGACCATTATTGGCAAAACAGGGGATCTACCTGCTGGAGTACATGGATTTGAACTCCGAACAGCGGACTTATTTGCAAAACTACTTTGAGGAGCAAATTTTTCCGGTTCTGACGCCGCTAGCGGTTGATCCTAGCCACCCGTTCCCCTATATTTCCAACCTGAGTCTGAATCTAGCGGTGGTGGTCAAAGATCCTGAGCAGGGCGAGGAATTTTTTGCCCGGGTGAAAGTTCCCAAAGTCTTACCTCGATTTGTCGCCCTTCCCGAACCGTTACGAGAACGGCAAAAGGGAAAACCTGCTCTTTGGATGGGCGTTCCCCTAGAACAGGTGATTGCCCATAATTTAGAGTTTCTGTTTCCAGGGATGAATATCCAAGAATATCATCCGTTTCGGATTACTCGCAATGCCGACTTAGCCGTCGAGGAAGATGAAGCAGATGACCTACTCCTGGCAATTGAAGAGGGACTGCGGAAACGACGCTTAGGGGGTTCAGCCGTCCGCATGGAAATTCATGCGACTGTACCCGAAACCTTACGGGAAACGCTGATGCGGGAGATGGGACTCGAGGACAGTGATGTCTACGAAATTGACGGCTTATTGGGACTAGGGGACTTGATGTCCTTTATGGGATTACCCTTACCGGAACTCAAAGACACACACTGGACACCCGTCATGCCCGTCGAGTTGCGATCGCTCTCTGGGGAAGACGATGGCGAGGACTTCTTTAGTATTATTCGCCAACGGGATTTATTTGTCCACCATCCTTACCATTCCTTTAGCGGTACCGTGCAGCGGTTTATTACCCAGGCGGCGGATGACCCAAACGTACTGGCGATTAAAATGACACTTTATCGCACCTCTGGCGATTCCCCAATTGTCAAGGCTTTGATTAAAGCGGCTGAAAATGGCAAACAGGTCGCCGTTTTGGTGGAATTAAAAGCCCGTTTTGATGAAGAGAATAATATTCTCTGGGCGCGTAAGTTAGAACAAGCAGGTGTGCATGTGGTGTATGGGATTATTAAGTTAAAAACCCATACCAAAATCGTACTGGTGGTGCGTCAAGACGAGAAGAGGATTCGCCGCTATGTTCACATTGGCACGGGAAACTATAACCCGAAAACCGCCAGAATTTACACGGATTTAGGACTCCTAAGCTGTCGTGAGGATTTAGGGGCAGATTTAACCGATTTATTTAATTTTCTGACGGGATACTCCCGCCAGCGCTCCTATCGCAAGTTATTAGTCGCCCCGGTAAATTTACGCGATCGCATGACGACGATGATTCAGCGGGAAATTGAGCATTGTCGCCAGGGAAACACAGGGCGCATTGTTGCCAAAATGAATTCTTTAGTCGATCCTAAGATTATCGCGACTCTCTATGAAGCCTCCCAAGCGGGCGTACAAATTGATTTAATTGTCCGGGGAATTTGCTGTTTGCGTCCTGGTGTCGTAGGCGTTAGCGATAATATTCGCGTAATTAGTATTGTTGGTCGCTTTTTAGAACATTCGCGGATTTATTACTTCTATAATCAGGGTGATGAAGAAGTTTATATTGGCAGCGCTGACTGGATGCGTCGCAACTTAGATCGACGAGTTGAGGCGATTACACCGATAGAAGATCCAGAGATTATCAAAGATTTGCAAGAAATCCTAGCCATTATGATGGCAGATAATCGCCAAGCTTGGGAATTACAACCTGATGGACGTTATGTCCAACGTCAACCGGAGGATGCGAAAGAGCAATGCGCTCAAAAGATTTTCATGGAGATGGCGAAGGACTCAGCAAAGGAGGCGGCGGGAATGGCATAG
- a CDS encoding RNA-guided endonuclease InsQ/TnpB family protein, whose product MRTAYQYKLRPTKQQVIELDRWLAMLCAEYNYLLADRFNWYEQNRSPVNACPLICHLPELQDNPDYYSQKKTLPQLKKTHPWYKEIYSQVLQDVVKRVKVTFERFIKGDSNGKRSGKPRFKARNRYRTLTYPQMKEGCLQGNLINLPMLGKVKVILHRSIPDGFKIKTASVTKKADGYYLTLSMADKRVPEIKPDFNPDSITGIDVGLKEFLTTSDGENIAIPQHYRKAQKRLGVIQKRVARRKKGSKGRLKAIKQLGKQHKQVADKRKDFHFKTANYLLSKYDVVAHENLNIKGLVRTRLAKSVLDAGWSNFLSILTNKAENAGKLVIPVSAHNTSQDCSNCGEKVPKKLHVRWHDCPHCGCSLDRDHNAAINIKNRAEGHPVLKAQRLLRNSRIG is encoded by the coding sequence ATGAGAACCGCTTATCAGTACAAGCTACGCCCAACCAAACAGCAAGTCATTGAACTTGACAGATGGCTAGCTATGCTGTGCGCTGAGTACAACTATTTGTTGGCTGATAGATTCAACTGGTATGAGCAAAACCGTTCTCCAGTAAACGCTTGTCCCTTAATCTGTCATCTTCCTGAATTACAAGACAACCCAGATTACTACTCTCAGAAGAAAACCTTACCTCAACTCAAGAAAACTCATCCCTGGTATAAAGAGATTTACTCTCAAGTCCTACAAGATGTAGTCAAGCGAGTGAAGGTAACGTTTGAGAGATTTATCAAAGGCGATAGCAACGGCAAACGTAGCGGTAAGCCAAGGTTTAAAGCCCGTAACCGATATCGCACCTTGACTTACCCCCAAATGAAAGAGGGGTGCTTGCAGGGAAACCTCATCAACTTACCAATGTTGGGGAAAGTCAAGGTTATCCTACATCGCTCTATCCCTGATGGATTCAAAATAAAAACAGCATCTGTTACCAAGAAAGCTGATGGTTACTATCTGACCTTATCGATGGCAGACAAGAGAGTTCCGGAAATAAAGCCAGATTTTAACCCCGATTCAATTACAGGGATTGACGTGGGTTTAAAGGAATTTTTGACAACTTCAGATGGTGAAAATATTGCGATTCCTCAACATTACCGTAAAGCTCAAAAACGGTTAGGAGTTATCCAGAAACGGGTAGCCCGCCGAAAAAAGGGGAGTAAGGGTAGGCTTAAGGCTATCAAGCAACTAGGAAAACAACACAAGCAGGTAGCAGATAAACGGAAGGACTTTCACTTCAAGACAGCTAATTATCTGCTGTCGAAATATGATGTAGTTGCTCATGAAAATTTAAATATTAAAGGACTTGTTCGCACCCGATTGGCTAAATCTGTGTTGGATGCTGGGTGGTCAAACTTTCTGTCGATACTGACAAACAAAGCCGAGAATGCTGGGAAGTTGGTAATTCCAGTAAGCGCCCATAACACATCACAAGATTGCTCCAATTGCGGCGAGAAAGTACCCAAAAAGTTGCACGTTCGATGGCATGATTGCCCCCATTGTGGATGCAGTCTTGACCGTGATCATAACGCAGCTATCAACATAAAAAATAGAGCGGAGGGGCATCCCGTTCTTAAAGCTCAACGTCTCCTACGCAATAGCCGGATTGGTTGA
- a CDS encoding ligand-binding sensor domain-containing protein: MASLNAPIRLFIGATLLISPVGMGTDPTLVLAQETLAQTELGTAPDYRGAPPPPGGEPLPPERLRREVEPLPTDFRVPALQPDYTGDLWVGTYSGLSRLDPNTGRLKARVDLPNYTIDALAQDRVGRIWLGTYEGLLRVDPRSNEVTAQNFTLPSNRVLSLQVDRRGYLWVGSDRGLAMISPDQGLLMTTVQELPGVSANALTLDEDGQLWVGTLEGLVQIDTASAFIIRRVGNLPGTIVQSLTTGPDGKLWVGTPSSLLVIDPNNPFAEPRSVTPLRGRSVTAVRFALDGSVWVGTEGGLLKIRAETGAVLGELSNLPSDYILSLSPDVGNKLWVGTTEGLAWVSLSTGQVRPHLAFVKNPPETF; the protein is encoded by the coding sequence ATGGCGTCTTTGAATGCCCCGATTCGTCTTTTCATCGGTGCGACCCTGCTCATCTCTCCTGTCGGGATGGGAACCGATCCGACCCTAGTGCTAGCCCAAGAGACCCTAGCTCAAACCGAACTAGGAACAGCCCCCGACTATCGAGGTGCGCCCCCTCCTCCTGGCGGCGAACCGTTACCTCCTGAACGCTTGCGACGAGAAGTCGAACCCCTACCCACAGATTTTCGCGTCCCCGCTTTGCAACCCGACTACACAGGTGATCTCTGGGTGGGAACCTACTCAGGATTATCCCGACTTGACCCGAACACCGGACGCCTGAAAGCCCGCGTTGATTTACCTAACTACACCATCGACGCCTTAGCCCAAGACCGAGTCGGACGAATTTGGCTGGGAACCTATGAAGGATTGTTACGAGTCGATCCTCGGAGTAACGAAGTTACGGCACAAAACTTTACATTACCCTCAAATCGGGTCTTATCCTTACAAGTTGATCGGCGCGGGTATCTCTGGGTGGGAAGCGATCGCGGTTTGGCTATGATTAGTCCTGACCAAGGATTATTAATGACCACAGTGCAAGAACTCCCTGGCGTTAGCGCCAATGCGTTGACATTAGATGAAGACGGTCAACTGTGGGTGGGTACATTAGAAGGATTAGTGCAAATCGATACCGCCAGCGCTTTTATCATTCGGCGGGTTGGTAATCTACCCGGAACCATTGTCCAATCCCTAACCACAGGACCCGATGGTAAGCTTTGGGTGGGTACTCCCAGTAGTCTGTTAGTGATTGACCCCAATAATCCCTTTGCTGAACCGCGTTCGGTGACACCCTTACGAGGACGTAGTGTAACAGCGGTGCGCTTTGCTCTAGATGGGAGTGTTTGGGTGGGTACGGAAGGTGGCTTATTAAAAATCCGAGCGGAAACGGGAGCGGTGTTGGGTGAACTGTCGAATCTTCCCTCAGACTATATTCTTTCCCTGTCCCCAGATGTAGGGAATAAATTATGGGTGGGAACAACGGAAGGGCTAGCCTGGGTTAGCCTATCCACGGGTCAAGTCAGACCCCATTTAGCGTTTGTGAAGAATCCGCCAGAGACGTTTTAG
- the rcbX gene encoding RuBisCO chaperone RbcX, which produces MDLKRVAKDTAKVLTNYMTYQALRTVLDQLGETDPPQALWLHSFSANQGVQDGDAYLQALLVEKQELAFRIMTVRQHLAEEVADFLPEMVRTSIQQSNMEYRRQYLERMTQLSISEYPASPEQPTDSDT; this is translated from the coding sequence ATGGATCTAAAACGAGTTGCCAAAGATACAGCCAAAGTGCTTACCAATTACATGACCTACCAAGCACTGCGGACTGTCCTGGATCAATTAGGTGAAACTGACCCCCCCCAGGCGCTGTGGCTGCATTCTTTTTCGGCAAACCAAGGAGTTCAAGATGGAGATGCCTATCTCCAAGCACTTCTGGTGGAAAAACAAGAACTGGCGTTTCGGATCATGACTGTACGACAGCATCTGGCTGAGGAAGTGGCAGACTTCTTGCCAGAAATGGTTCGCACCAGTATTCAGCAGTCGAATATGGAATATCGACGTCAGTATCTTGAGCGAATGACACAACTCAGTATCTCTGAATACCCAGCCTCACCCGAACAGCCAACTGATTCGGATACCTAG
- a CDS encoding L-histidine N(alpha)-methyltransferase: protein MSKSQQNPICHTAQPSAEFYSIFSDAEILDILQTLANRREISLKYFYKGQGANIWDNFYLNYLRPRWYRPVNREIALLNDNFEVITRKIHAVNTVNLIDVGAGNSYPVKQFIRRLHRLGKITRYIALDISEDLLKVSQQNIKKWFPHIEFISDRIDIENHSLSQILLNHQVNLKTDDTAQIILHLGVTMGNHHNRTAVLQNFRDSMGYNDVLVFTNEIGSNCQWDGTVRGGLKYHVDQVYAWVKKAMGIRAEDCELVRKYDPKTDSIVAMIKFRQNYRINFRLMGEDECLEIAEGEEIAIWRQHKFEIPELVREIEQAGPQLIHYKTDNYSSNIMVICEID from the coding sequence ATGTCTAAATCTCAGCAAAATCCTATCTGTCACACCGCCCAGCCTAGTGCTGAATTTTACTCGATTTTCTCAGATGCCGAAATTTTAGATATCCTTCAAACTTTAGCCAACCGACGCGAAATTAGCCTCAAATATTTCTACAAAGGTCAAGGCGCAAACATCTGGGATAATTTTTATCTCAACTATCTGCGTCCACGCTGGTATCGACCTGTTAATCGGGAAATTGCCCTGTTAAACGATAATTTTGAAGTGATCACCCGCAAAATACACGCTGTCAACACTGTTAATCTTATCGATGTCGGCGCTGGCAATTCCTATCCGGTCAAACAGTTTATTCGTCGGCTGCATCGCTTAGGCAAAATTACTCGATATATTGCCTTGGACATTAGCGAAGACTTACTCAAGGTATCCCAGCAAAATATAAAAAAATGGTTTCCTCACATCGAGTTTATCAGCGACAGGATTGATATAGAAAATCATTCACTATCCCAAATCTTATTAAACCATCAGGTAAACCTAAAAACTGACGATACCGCCCAAATTATTTTGCATTTAGGCGTAACTATGGGCAATCATCACAATAGAACCGCAGTCCTGCAAAATTTTAGAGACAGTATGGGATACAATGATGTCCTTGTCTTCACTAACGAAATTGGTTCTAACTGTCAATGGGATGGAACGGTGAGAGGGGGGTTAAAGTATCATGTAGATCAAGTCTATGCTTGGGTAAAAAAGGCGATGGGGATTCGAGCAGAAGACTGTGAACTGGTGCGAAAGTATGACCCGAAAACTGATAGTATTGTGGCGATGATTAAATTTCGTCAGAACTATCGGATAAATTTTAGGTTAATGGGAGAGGATGAATGTCTTGAAATTGCTGAAGGTGAAGAGATTGCGATTTGGAGACAGCATAAGTTTGAAATACCTGAACTGGTGCGAGAAATAGAACAGGCTGGACCCCAACTGATCCACTACAAGACTGACAACTATTCATCGAATATTATGGTAATTTGTGAGATTGATTAG